A window of the Ostrea edulis chromosome 1, xbOstEdul1.1, whole genome shotgun sequence genome harbors these coding sequences:
- the LOC125664802 gene encoding uncharacterized protein LOC125664802 translates to MTEQSLELQTLVYSVFNEFHKAFENVNRDVIWRLVQYHGFPPKFITIIQQLYEDATCQVIHDRKLTEAFSIHTGVRQGWPLSPMILLLTVTWIMRQAAVSTTGIQWIFTNQLEDVNVADDNSVLFHKMHKRRYVVL, encoded by the coding sequence ATGACTGAGCAATCCCTGGAATTGCAGACTCTCGTGTACTCTGTCTTCAACGAATTTCATAAAGCATTTGAAAACGTCAACAGAGATGTTATCTGGAGACTGGTGCAATACCATGGCTTTCCACCAAAGTTCATCACTATTATCCAACAACTATATGAAGATGCCACCTGCCAGGTCATCCATGACAGGAAGCTGACGGAAGCCTTCTCCATACATACCGGCGTGCGTCAGGGCTGGCCGCTATCGCCAATGATTCTCCTGTTGACGGTCACCTGGATAATGCGGCAGGCGGCGGTCAGTACCACTGGCATTCAGTGGATCTTCACGAACCAGCTGGAAGATGTGAATGTCGCAGACGACAACAGCGTTCTCTTTCACAAGATGCACAAGAGAAGATATGTCGTGCTGTAG